The stretch of DNA GACGCGGACGATGCAGGGGCTGCCTTGCTGCACGACCTGAACGACGGCCCCACAGCGCATTCCCATCTCGGCCAAACGTTTGACGTCATTCTGTTCGCCCAGAACTTCGGCAATTTCGGCAGACTGGCCGATCGGTAGTAGGTCGAGAGGAATCATGAACTTGGCGTGGCCTTGTTGGTATTGAGATTGAATCTCATGTCACGTCTCTTAACTGTACCCGGTCCGGTAGGCGAATGCAAGGCTTGCCTGCCGACATCGTGAAGAATCGTCGAAGCCAAACCACAGCGTTCTTCGTAAGATTCGCCGGAGAGAACGGGCGGCGTTCGCCTCAAAGGATAGCCGCGGAATGTGCTTTGGCTTGGGGGCTTCAGCGTGTAGGCTGGATACCTCTGTAGGACTGTGTGGCCGGCGGGAAAAGTATGGCACTTCTAAGCAAAGGCTGGAAACATGAGCGGTGATGACGAAACCCTGAATGAAAAAATCGGCGGCTGGATCGCGGTGATCGTGATTGCGTTTTCGGCCTTGATCTCAGGCGGCTTCATGCCGGAGCTAAATGTCTTGCCGTACGTCGCCTGGTTGGCGATCGCCGGTTTGGGCGGGGCGATCGGCGTGGCGGTCTATACCCGCAACTGGCTGCACGGAACGATCGCTGGCCTGATCATCGGAGTGGGAGCGGTGTTGGGCGTCCACGCGTATATCATCGCTCGCTCGATGCTGATCGAAGGGGGGACCTTCTTTTCGCTGGAACTGTTGATTGGCGGCGGGTTGGGATCGATCCCGGGTTTGCTCTACATGTATTTTGTCGCCGATCGCAACTAGCTGCGACAGCGCTAATCCCACCACAGATAGACGACGCTGGTTTGGGCAACTGCGTCCTGCAGCGCTTCGACGGTTCCGATCCCCTGATCGACGATATCAGGACAGAACTCGTACACGTCCTCGCAAAAGGCCGCGATGTCATCGGGCAACTGTTCAAAGCGGAACTGGATGGTGTCGCTTTCGGCGTGGAAGATATCGATGCCGTATTGCGAATCGTACGCCTGCAGCTTCGTCACCAGATCTGCAGTATCCATGTCAAAGTTGGCCGCGTCGGTCATGGCGATGCGGGGGATGTCGAATTGGCTTTCTCCGCAAGCGACGACCACCTCGCTCGCCTCTGGATCGGCGCCTTCATCCAGAGATCGGGTGCAGCCGACGAAGGCGAGGATGCCGGGGCCAAGCTGCGGACGAATTTCGCCTAGGATCTCGAACGCTCGATCGAGCGAGACGACGACCGATCGCCCCGCTTCATTTTCATCGCGACCAAAATTGACGGTCGAATAGGGGCGAAATTCTTGACCAGAGATTTGGGCGAGTAGCGCGGCGGCTTCATCAAGCGTCATATCGTTTCCTGAGATGCTCAAGAGGCATTTAGTAGCAATTGCCTCCAACGTGTGGTAGTTGTTGGTCCTGCTCGCTTGCGGCGGCTCGCCCAAGCGAAAATCGCAAAGTGGAATCTTGAAGCGTCGATGGGGGAATCGGGGGATGGTGAGCGACGGCGAGTCCCGGGGGCAGAAATTTGGCGCTATCATCGCCGTGATCCTGGTCTTTCCGCCGGCCGCGATCGCTGGCGGTTTTTTGCCCCAACTGAACGTGTTGCCTTTTTGGGGCTGGTTGGCGATCGCCATGATCGGCGGCTCAATCAGCGTGGTGATCGTTTCCGGGTGGCCTTTGCATGGAACGATCGCCGGATTGATGCTGGGACTTGGCGCGGTCCTCGCAGCCTATTTCTACGGCTACGTTCGCCTGACGTTGCTCGGCTCAAGCTACTTCTTCTTTGCCGAGCCGTTTGTCGCCAGCGTGGTTGGGATGATACCCAGCTTCATTTATTTGGCGAATGTTCCTTACAAGGCTCGCATCGACACACGCTAGGCGAGCGACAGCAGCGCACCCCGATAGCCGATGCTATCGGGGCGATCCGCTCGGTTGACTACACCTTCATCTTGCGACCTTTGACCACCGCTTCGGTCTGCTTGTAGCAAAGTAGCAGTGCGTCGGCGGCGACTTCGCCCGAGAGGATCTCGGACGGCGTGCCTGACTCGATCGACGAAGCCGCTTCTTTCATCTCGGCGATGAACGCTTCGACCGGATCGCCGCCGGCCAGTTTCGGCTGCTTTGATTTCCCCTTCTTCGGGATCACCGTCAGCGGCATCGACAGGACCGGCTGATCGTCGATCACGCAGAAGTCGAACAGCATCGTCGCTTCTTCAAAGTGAATCTCGAAGCCGTGGGCGAACGAGCGCGACGGTTGATCAATCACGCCGGCGTTGAGGTTCACGACCAGGCTCTTGTCTTCAAACTCAAATTGCGAGCTAACGTATTCAACCACGCCGCCGCGCATCCGGCCTTGGCTGGTGACCGCGGTCGGCATGCCAAACAGCAAGCGAATCCAGTGCGAGTCGTGGATCTGCAGGTCGACCATCGGGCCGCCAACTTTCTCGGCGTCCCAAAAACCATCGACCCAAGTCGGGTCCGAGATCATCCGTTTGAAACTGCCGCCGAGGACCTTGCCATATTTGCCGCTACGGGCCGCTTTCAAAGCGAAGCTGTACTCGGGGAAAAACGGCAGCGAGTGGGCGGTCAACAACATCTTGCCGGTCTTTTGCGACGCTTTGACCATCTTCTTGGCGTCGGCGACCGAGACGGCGATCGGCTTTTCGACCAGCACGTGCTTGCCTGCTTCAAACGCCTTGATGGTGTACTCGGCATGGATCGCCGGCGGCAGGCAGAGGTCGACCATGTCGATTGAGTCATCGGCGAGCAATTCGTCGTACGTCGAATAGCCAGCGACCCCAGACAGGTCGATCTTTTCGCCAGGAGGACCGAAGTTCCCTTTGATGCCGCGCCAGTCCCCTTTCAGACGTTTGGGATCGCGCGAGCTGACGGCGGCCAGTTTCATCGAACGAACTTTTTGGTAGGCCAGATAGTGAATCCAGCCCATGAAACCGACGCCGACGAGTCCAACGCGAATCATGGTGGCTTGCTCCTGTGGTAGCTTTCGTAGGTAGTAATGCAGTCGCCGGGCCGCTGCGGCGGCCACCGGCGTTACTTGTTAAGTAGGTTCAGGAATCGCCCGTACGCTTCGTCCCAGGCGGTCGTGTTGCGCGGTTGATATTCCGCGACCGAAAAGCTGTTGCGGACCACCTCGCGGCTGTCCCACAAGCTGCCGACATCGCCGAGCGCCACCGCTTGCGTCATCAGGTTGCCGACCGCGGTCGCTTCGGTCGGTCCGGCGACGACTCGGCACTTGCACGAGTCGGCCGCAAACTGGCTGAGCAGCGCGTTCTGCGCTCCGCCGCCGACGATATGAATGGTGTTGATCTCGCCGCCGGTCAGCTCTTGCAGCCACGTGTGGACTTGGCGGTAGCGCATCGCCAGGCTCTCCAAGGCGCAGCGGATCACTTCCCCTTCCGACTGCGGCGGCGTTTGGCCTGTCCGGGTGCAGAAGTCGCGGATTGCCTGCGGCATATTGGCCGGGGCCGAAAAGCTGGCGTGATCCGGATCGATCAGCGAAGCGAGCGGCGTCGCCGCTTCTGACATGCGAACCAGTTCCGACCAGCTGTACTCGTGGCCTGCTTCTTTCCAGATGCGGCGGCATTCCTGGACCAGCCAGAGGCCGCCGATGTTCTTCAAGAGTCGGGTCGTACCGCCGACGCCCCCTTCGTTGGTGAAGTTGTACTCCGCACATTTGGCATTGATCACCGGGTGGGTCGTTTCGACTCCCATCAAGCTCCAAGTGCCGCTGGAGATATAGCACCAGTTGGGCGTCTTGCCCGACGATTGCGCGGCGGGGACCGCGGCCACCGCGCTGGCGGTGTCATGCGTGCCCGGCAAAATGACCTCGGCGGTGCGAATGCCGGTCGCGGCGGCGACTTCGGCCCGCAGCTTGCCCAGGTTGGTCCCGGTCGGCAGGATCTCTTTGAAGACGCTGGGGAGGCGAAACTTGTCGATCAGCTTCTTCGACCATCCCTTGGTGACCGGATTGTAGAGCTGCGTTGTGGTGACGTTGGTCACTTCGTTCCCTTTTTCGCCCGTCAGCAGCCAATGGAAAATATCGGGCATCATCAAAAAGTCGGTGGCCGCATCCAGGATCGAGCTATCAGCCTGCCGCATCGCGTAAAGCTGATAAAGGGAGTTGAAATCGAGGAATTGCAGTCCGGTCTCGGCGAAGATTTCTTCGCGGGTCGCAATCTGTAGCGCTTCGTCAAACGCTTTCTTGTTCCGTGGATCGCGGTAATGGCGGGGGTTGCCCAGCAGTTCGCCGTCGTCTCCGAGGAACGAGAAATCGACGCCCCAGGTATCGACCCCCATACTGACGATGTCGTCGCCATATTTCGCTTTGGCGCTTTTCAGCCCCTCCTGGATGTTTTTCCAAAGGAGGAGGAGGTCCCAGTACATCCCGCCAGCAGCGTGGGTTGGCCCATTCTCAAATCGGTGGAGCTCTTCCAGGCGAATCCGCTCGCCATCAAAAACGCCAGCCAGAACGCGGCCGCTCGACGCGCCGACGTCGATCGCTAAATAGGTTTTGGTCGCCATCGGAAATCTTCGCTTTGCATGGGGGATTTGCGCTAAGTCTTCTGGCGGCTCAGTTTAAAGCCTATTCCAAGCGGCTGCAATTTGCCTGCCGAGGGAGCGCGCGGACTTTGCGCCTGTGCAACGCCCCCCCGCTTTTTTCCGCACTGGATGCTACATTAGCGACGGATAGACCTCTGGGAGGATGCATGCAACCGACGACCTTAGAGCAAGTCGTGCTCGACCTGATTGTGATTCTGACGGCTGGGGCCATTTCGGGCGCCCTCTGCCGCCGGTTTCACATTTCGTCGCTGGTCGGCTATTTAATCATCGGCGCCATTTGCGGCACCGGCGGGTTGGGGCTGTTCACCAGCGAGAGCGAAGTGCTGGCCCACCTGGCCGAAATCGGGGCGCTGTTCCTGTTGTTTTCGATCGGGATGGAAATCTCGCTCGATGAGGTCCAGGAGTTCGCCTTCCGCCTATTGATCGGGGGGCCGATTCAGTTGTTTGCGGTTTCGGTCCCGGCCGCGCTGTTGATCCGGGCGCTGGGGTTTGATTGGTCAGCGGCGATTCTGTTGGGATCGGCGATCGCCCTCAGTTCGACGGTTCTCGTCTTCCGGGCCCTCAAAGAGTCAGGCGTGCAGACGTCGGTTGCCGGGGTCTCGTCGATCAGCGTCCTGATTTTCCAAGACATGGCGATCGTGCCGCTGATGCTGATGGTGCCGCTGTTGGCCGGGGCGAGCGACAAGTCAGGGCTCGACTTGGCGAAGCTGGGGCTCTATTCGCTGATGTTCATGGCGATCATTCCGATCTCCGGCACGATCGTCCGCAGCTTTGGCGTGCCGGTGTTACAGCGACTGCGGAGTCGCGAACTGTTGGTGCTGTTCGCGCTGGCGGTCTTGGGCGGAATGTGTTTTCTGGCGCATGAGCTTGGTTTGCCGGCGGCGCTGGGCGCCTTTGCAGCTGGGCTGATTTTGTCAGGCAATCGTTTGACGCAGCAAGTCGACGCATTGATCCTGCCGTTTCGCGAAACGTTCGCGGCCGTCTTTTTCATCTCGCTGGGCGGTTTGCTGAATATCTCAGAAGCGATGCATGATCCAGCTCTGATTTTGATCGGCTTGCCGGTGATTTTACTGCTGAAGACGGTCGGCGGCGCACTAGCGCTGCGGGCTGTGGGCGTACGTTGGCCAGTCGCTTTCTGCTTTGGACTGGGATTGTCGCAGGTGGGCGAATTGAGCTTTTTGCTCCTGTCCGAAGGGATGCGTCTCGAGCTGATCAACGATGACCAGTACAACCAGATGCTGGTGCTGGCGATCGCCACGCTGCTGCTGACGCCAGCGATGATTAAGTACGGTATTCGCGCCGTTGGCGACCATCTGGCCGAGGTGGTCAAGCATGTGAAAAAGCTGAAGCGGCCGCCGGTCGATGTGAAAGAGGCGGTCGTGATCGGGGTCGGCCCGATCGCCAAGCAGGTCGCTTCGCGGTTTGAGATGCTCGGGGTCGCCGTCTGCTTTGTCGACATGAACGCGGTAAACACCTATCCGCTGGAGCAACTCGGTTTTCGCACCGTCACCGGCGACGCCACCAAGATGACGACGCTGAAGCAGGCCGAGGTCGAACGGGTGCAGTTGGTCCTGGTCTCGGTCCCCAGCGACGAAGCGGCGGTCACGATTGTCCGCTCGATCCGCAAGCTGAACAAAAAAGCGACCATCATGGCCCGCTGCCGCTATCTGGAAACTCGCGGCCGGCTGACCGCCTCGGGCGCCGATCTGGCGTTCGACGAAGAATCCCACGTCGCCAGCGCGTTGCTCTCGATGGTCGACTCTCTCGACCTGTCGCCGAACTAGGGCATGTACATTTCAATAATGTAGGGTTTGGGTGCAGCAAGCGAAATTCGCTGTCTTGGCTCAGAAGCCAGGAATCGCTTGCGTAACCCACCTTCTGCTTGCAAGCGCATTGTTGGGTTACGCTG from Blastopirellula retiformator encodes:
- a CDS encoding Gfo/Idh/MocA family protein, with product MIRVGLVGVGFMGWIHYLAYQKVRSMKLAAVSSRDPKRLKGDWRGIKGNFGPPGEKIDLSGVAGYSTYDELLADDSIDMVDLCLPPAIHAEYTIKAFEAGKHVLVEKPIAVSVADAKKMVKASQKTGKMLLTAHSLPFFPEYSFALKAARSGKYGKVLGGSFKRMISDPTWVDGFWDAEKVGGPMVDLQIHDSHWIRLLFGMPTAVTSQGRMRGGVVEYVSSQFEFEDKSLVVNLNAGVIDQPSRSFAHGFEIHFEEATMLFDFCVIDDQPVLSMPLTVIPKKGKSKQPKLAGGDPVEAFIAEMKEAASSIESGTPSEILSGEVAADALLLCYKQTEAVVKGRKMKV
- a CDS encoding FeoA family protein: MIPLDLLPIGQSAEIAEVLGEQNDVKRLAEMGMRCGAVVQVVQQGSPCIVRVDGCTLCFRECAHLQVFVQPAATFA
- a CDS encoding rhamnulokinase translates to MATKTYLAIDVGASSGRVLAGVFDGERIRLEELHRFENGPTHAAGGMYWDLLLLWKNIQEGLKSAKAKYGDDIVSMGVDTWGVDFSFLGDDGELLGNPRHYRDPRNKKAFDEALQIATREEIFAETGLQFLDFNSLYQLYAMRQADSSILDAATDFLMMPDIFHWLLTGEKGNEVTNVTTTQLYNPVTKGWSKKLIDKFRLPSVFKEILPTGTNLGKLRAEVAAATGIRTAEVILPGTHDTASAVAAVPAAQSSGKTPNWCYISSGTWSLMGVETTHPVINAKCAEYNFTNEGGVGGTTRLLKNIGGLWLVQECRRIWKEAGHEYSWSELVRMSEAATPLASLIDPDHASFSAPANMPQAIRDFCTRTGQTPPQSEGEVIRCALESLAMRYRQVHTWLQELTGGEINTIHIVGGGAQNALLSQFAADSCKCRVVAGPTEATAVGNLMTQAVALGDVGSLWDSREVVRNSFSVAEYQPRNTTAWDEAYGRFLNLLNK
- a CDS encoding cation:proton antiporter, whose translation is MQPTTLEQVVLDLIVILTAGAISGALCRRFHISSLVGYLIIGAICGTGGLGLFTSESEVLAHLAEIGALFLLFSIGMEISLDEVQEFAFRLLIGGPIQLFAVSVPAALLIRALGFDWSAAILLGSAIALSSTVLVFRALKESGVQTSVAGVSSISVLIFQDMAIVPLMLMVPLLAGASDKSGLDLAKLGLYSLMFMAIIPISGTIVRSFGVPVLQRLRSRELLVLFALAVLGGMCFLAHELGLPAALGAFAAGLILSGNRLTQQVDALILPFRETFAAVFFISLGGLLNISEAMHDPALILIGLPVILLLKTVGGALALRAVGVRWPVAFCFGLGLSQVGELSFLLLSEGMRLELINDDQYNQMLVLAIATLLLTPAMIKYGIRAVGDHLAEVVKHVKKLKRPPVDVKEAVVIGVGPIAKQVASRFEMLGVAVCFVDMNAVNTYPLEQLGFRTVTGDATKMTTLKQAEVERVQLVLVSVPSDEAAVTIVRSIRKLNKKATIMARCRYLETRGRLTASGADLAFDEESHVASALLSMVDSLDLSPN
- a CDS encoding DUF4253 domain-containing protein; this translates as MTLDEAAALLAQISGQEFRPYSTVNFGRDENEAGRSVVVSLDRAFEILGEIRPQLGPGILAFVGCTRSLDEGADPEASEVVVACGESQFDIPRIAMTDAANFDMDTADLVTKLQAYDSQYGIDIFHAESDTIQFRFEQLPDDIAAFCEDVYEFCPDIVDQGIGTVEALQDAVAQTSVVYLWWD